One genomic region from Rhizomicrobium palustre encodes:
- a CDS encoding DUF1810 domain-containing protein, with protein MNGDLQRFVDAQNRVMAEVRKELTAGRKLSHWMWFVFPQIKGLGHSATAQRYALAGLEEARAFLAHPVLGPRLHECVRLVLAIKARSLAEIFGTPDDLKFRSSMTLFARAADDPLFSEALDRLCNGEEDPETLKRI; from the coding sequence ATGAACGGCGATTTGCAGCGTTTTGTCGATGCCCAGAACCGGGTCATGGCCGAGGTGCGCAAGGAACTCACCGCCGGGCGAAAGCTGAGCCATTGGATGTGGTTTGTCTTTCCCCAGATCAAGGGTCTTGGCCACAGCGCCACCGCTCAGCGTTATGCCCTTGCCGGGTTGGAGGAAGCGCGCGCCTTTCTCGCCCATCCGGTCCTTGGGCCCCGCCTGCATGAATGCGTCCGCCTGGTGCTGGCGATCAAGGCAAGGTCGCTTGCGGAGATTTTCGGCACCCCTGACGACCTCAAATTCCGCTCGTCCATGACCCTTTTTGCCCGCGCCGCGGATGATCCTTTGTTTAGCGAGGCATTGGACCGGTTGTGCAATGGCGAGGAAGATCCGGAGACGCTGAAACGGATTTGA
- a CDS encoding DUF47 domain-containing protein: MFGWFQILMPQENRFFDLFNRHARTILDGAEALRAVLNNRMDIAEGCAKVFERESQADIITQDVLNLTRRSFITPFDRGDIKTLITALDDSIDQMKKTCTAILLYEVKEFEPHMAQMGDLIVDAAKLTIEAVALLGALRQDTARVNAVTEAIMRLEDAADELNHLGLKALFAKHRQGNAMDFIVGAEVYDHLEKVMDRFEDVANGISGIAIEQA; the protein is encoded by the coding sequence ATGTTCGGTTGGTTTCAAATACTTATGCCCCAAGAAAACAGGTTCTTCGACCTGTTCAACCGCCACGCGCGCACCATCCTGGATGGCGCCGAGGCCCTGCGGGCAGTGCTGAACAACCGCATGGATATCGCCGAAGGCTGCGCCAAGGTGTTCGAGCGCGAGAGCCAGGCCGATATCATCACCCAGGACGTGCTCAACCTGACGCGGCGCTCCTTCATCACCCCCTTCGACCGCGGCGATATCAAGACGCTGATCACGGCGCTGGACGATTCCATCGACCAGATGAAGAAGACCTGCACCGCGATCCTGCTTTACGAGGTCAAGGAATTCGAACCCCATATGGCGCAGATGGGCGATCTCATCGTCGATGCCGCCAAGCTCACCATCGAGGCGGTCGCGCTTCTGGGGGCGCTGCGCCAGGATACGGCACGGGTGAATGCGGTGACCGAAGCGATCATGCGGCTGGAAGATGCCGCGGACGAACTCAATCACCTCGGCCTCAAAGCCCTTTTCGCGAAACACCGCCAAGGCAACGCGATGGATTTCATCGTCGGCGCGGAAGTCTATGACCATCTTGAAAAGGTCATGGACCGCTTCGAAGACGTCGCCAATGGCATCAGCGGCATCGCCATCGAGCAAGCATGA
- a CDS encoding inorganic phosphate transporter, which produces MSDFLLIGLIVTALAFDFLNGLHDAANSIATIVSTRVLSPRWAVLWAAFFNFVAFLVFGISVAKTIGTGIVAPGVITDQVVFGALIGAICWNIITWLAGIPSSSSHALVGGLLGAGVAHAGTKVIMWQGLSKTVGAIFLSPAIGLLLALILVAIFSWFFARSNPTRVDGLFRKVQFFSASMYSLGHGGNDAQKTMGIITALLFAHGALKGGFHVPLWVVLSCQTAMAAGTLCGGWRIVKTMGSRITRLTPFQGVCAETAGSITLFLATGLGIPVSTTHTITGAIIGVGAAKRASAVRWNVAKDIVVAWFVTMPAAALIGAIAYHVYGWL; this is translated from the coding sequence ATGAGCGACTTTCTGCTTATCGGCTTGATCGTCACCGCCCTCGCGTTCGATTTCTTGAACGGGTTGCATGACGCGGCCAATTCCATCGCCACCATCGTTTCCACCCGGGTTTTAAGCCCGCGCTGGGCGGTGTTGTGGGCGGCCTTCTTCAACTTCGTCGCCTTCCTTGTGTTCGGGATTTCGGTGGCCAAGACCATCGGCACCGGCATCGTGGCCCCAGGCGTGATCACTGATCAGGTGGTATTCGGCGCGCTGATTGGCGCGATCTGCTGGAACATCATCACTTGGCTGGCGGGCATCCCCTCCTCCTCCTCGCATGCGCTGGTGGGCGGACTTCTGGGCGCGGGCGTCGCCCATGCTGGCACCAAAGTCATCATGTGGCAGGGGCTCTCCAAAACGGTGGGCGCGATTTTCCTTTCCCCCGCGATCGGCCTTCTGTTGGCGCTGATCCTGGTGGCGATTTTCTCCTGGTTCTTCGCCCGCTCCAATCCGACCCGCGTCGACGGGCTGTTCCGTAAGGTGCAGTTCTTCTCGGCCTCGATGTATTCGCTCGGCCATGGCGGCAATGATGCGCAGAAGACGATGGGCATCATCACCGCCCTGCTCTTCGCCCACGGCGCGCTCAAGGGCGGTTTTCATGTGCCGCTCTGGGTCGTGTTAAGCTGCCAGACGGCGATGGCCGCGGGAACACTTTGCGGCGGCTGGCGTATCGTCAAAACGATGGGTTCACGCATTACCCGGCTGACACCCTTCCAAGGGGTGTGCGCCGAAACGGCAGGCTCGATCACCTTGTTCCTGGCAACCGGCCTTGGCATCCCCGTCTCGACCACCCACACCATCACCGGTGCGATTATCGGCGTGGGCGCAGCAAAACGCGCCTCGGCGGTGCGCTGGAACGTGGCCAAGGACATCGTGGTGGCCTGGTTCGTCACCATGCCCGCAGCCGCCCTGATCGGTGCCATAGCCTATCACGTGTACGGATGGCTCTAA
- a CDS encoding NUDIX hydrolase → MAGGKLKLAPTKTTGIQYGALPWRLRGDEVQILLVTSRRTRRWIIPKGWPMDGLKPQDAAAREAQEEAGVFGEISARAIGQYRYAKTMRNGHQISCRVEVFPLKVALEEHDWAEMDARERRWVSVPDAIASVHESQLKALIRRFASRINSQMRRK, encoded by the coding sequence ATGGCGGGCGGCAAGCTTAAGCTCGCCCCCACCAAAACGACTGGCATTCAATATGGCGCCCTGCCCTGGCGCCTGCGCGGTGACGAAGTGCAAATCCTGCTCGTCACCTCGCGCCGCACCCGCCGTTGGATCATTCCCAAAGGCTGGCCGATGGACGGCTTGAAGCCCCAAGACGCCGCCGCCCGCGAGGCGCAGGAAGAGGCAGGCGTTTTCGGTGAGATCAGCGCCCGCGCCATCGGCCAATACCGCTACGCCAAGACCATGCGCAACGGGCACCAGATTTCCTGCCGCGTGGAAGTGTTTCCGCTTAAAGTCGCTCTGGAAGAGCACGATTGGGCCGAGATGGACGCGCGCGAGCGGCGCTGGGTATCGGTGCCGGACGCCATCGCCTCGGTGCATGAGAGCCAGCTCAAGGCCCTGATCCGCCGCTTTGCTAGCCGCATCAACAGCCAAATGAGACGTAAATAA
- a CDS encoding cation:proton antiporter produces the protein MASASTDIASYSDALVVLGTAAVIVPLVRKSGVSPVLGYLLAGAILGPLGLGAFIHQIPALYWFTVVDQSHVSGIAELGIVFLLFMIGLELSFQRLRTMRRLILGLGGMQVVLTSIVVAAIAMAMEVPSTVALVIGMSVSLSSTAIVLELLSSAGRMATSVGRASFAVLLAQDIAVVPILMFIAIAGGGGDGPVWMTLARALLQAAAAITVIIVLGRVAAKPLFRLVGSTRSTEIFIAAVLFVIVFSGVIAHAAGLSMALGAFVAGILLAETEYGKSIEATIEPFKGLLLGIFFFTVGMSIDFREMLREPLLLVACVVGLIVTKAIVLTLLGRLYRLSWHSAIETGLLLGPGGEFAFVGLGMAAGLHLINPRVTGFILAAVAITMALTPLLAAAGRKIATKLHDETVTDPKLAIKPPEDEAHAIIVGYGRVGQVVSSLFKELDVPFVATDYDPHVVTRARRAGDTVYFGDAADPDYLRLCGLDKATGVIITINARESIDAIVAEVRAQRPDVLIVSRAKDALHASHLYSVGASDAVPETIEASLQLSEAALVGLGVPTGLAIAAIHEQRDVFRGALQKAAREAGRSESYAIRRKHGRVT, from the coding sequence ATGGCATCAGCATCAACCGATATCGCCAGTTATAGCGACGCTCTTGTTGTGCTCGGCACAGCCGCCGTGATCGTGCCTTTGGTGCGAAAATCGGGCGTTTCACCGGTGCTCGGGTATCTTTTAGCCGGCGCGATATTGGGCCCCCTGGGGCTTGGTGCCTTTATTCATCAGATTCCGGCGCTTTATTGGTTCACGGTCGTAGATCAGAGCCATGTCTCGGGCATCGCCGAACTCGGTATCGTTTTCCTGCTTTTCATGATCGGGCTGGAGCTTTCGTTCCAGCGTCTCAGAACCATGCGCCGCCTCATCTTGGGCCTGGGCGGCATGCAGGTGGTTTTGACCTCTATCGTGGTGGCGGCCATCGCCATGGCCATGGAGGTTCCCTCGACCGTCGCCCTTGTCATCGGCATGAGCGTGTCGCTCTCCTCGACCGCCATCGTGCTGGAACTTCTCTCCTCGGCGGGCAGGATGGCAACGAGTGTGGGCCGCGCAAGCTTCGCGGTACTGCTCGCCCAGGATATCGCCGTGGTGCCGATCCTGATGTTCATCGCCATCGCGGGCGGTGGCGGCGACGGACCGGTGTGGATGACCCTTGCCCGCGCCCTTCTGCAAGCGGCGGCGGCCATCACGGTGATCATCGTGCTCGGCCGGGTGGCGGCAAAGCCGCTGTTCCGCCTGGTCGGTTCCACCCGCTCTACGGAGATCTTCATCGCCGCGGTGCTGTTTGTGATCGTCTTCTCTGGCGTGATCGCACATGCGGCCGGGCTTTCCATGGCGCTGGGCGCTTTCGTGGCAGGCATCCTGCTGGCGGAAACCGAATACGGCAAATCTATCGAGGCGACCATCGAGCCCTTCAAGGGCCTGCTCCTCGGCATCTTTTTCTTCACCGTGGGCATGTCGATCGATTTTCGCGAAATGCTGCGCGAGCCCCTGCTGCTCGTCGCCTGCGTGGTCGGGCTGATCGTTACCAAAGCTATCGTTTTGACCTTGCTGGGGCGGCTTTATCGCCTCTCCTGGCATTCAGCGATCGAAACCGGGCTTCTCTTGGGACCCGGCGGCGAATTCGCCTTCGTGGGCCTTGGCATGGCGGCAGGGCTGCATTTGATCAATCCGCGCGTAACCGGCTTCATCCTGGCGGCGGTGGCGATCACCATGGCGCTGACCCCTCTTCTGGCGGCTGCGGGCCGAAAGATCGCAACCAAGCTGCACGATGAAACCGTCACCGACCCCAAGCTCGCCATCAAGCCGCCGGAGGATGAAGCCCATGCCATCATCGTCGGCTATGGCCGCGTCGGACAGGTGGTGAGTTCGCTGTTCAAGGAACTGGACGTTCCCTTCGTCGCCACCGATTACGATCCCCATGTGGTGACCCGCGCGCGGCGGGCCGGCGATACGGTCTATTTCGGCGACGCCGCCGATCCCGATTACTTGCGTTTATGCGGCCTGGATAAGGCCACCGGCGTGATCATCACCATCAATGCGCGCGAAAGCATTGATGCGATTGTCGCCGAAGTGCGGGCGCAGCGTCCTGACGTGCTGATCGTTTCCCGCGCCAAGGACGCACTGCATGCGAGCCATCTTTATTCGGTGGGCGCGAGCGATGCGGTGCCCGAAACCATCGAAGCCTCGCTGCAGCTTTCCGAAGCGGCGCTGGTGGGACTGGGCGTGCCGACCGGGCTTGCCATTGCCGCCATCCATGAACAGCGCGACGTCTTCCGCGGCGCCCTGCAGAAGGCCGCGCGCGAGGCCGGCCGCAGCGAAAGCTACGCCATCCGCCGCAAGCACGGCCGGGTAACTTAA
- a CDS encoding PRC-barrel domain containing protein has product MRKNLLLALTFLSGTALYGAYAETQSLAPEEARTDQLNRSVAAGNAKADAEYQAAQDRYNQQQAHYQQQQAAYDQDAIRYLAAKDRYAAERARYQRGEWPKRYEKLSFVDSDSVMGAPVETSSGTRVGHVEGLARTDGRIQAVRVAMDGGSKHVWIERGDLKFDTEDRLLVTDFAHHDLVSMSAEQY; this is encoded by the coding sequence ATGCGCAAAAATCTGCTTTTAGCTCTGACTTTCCTGAGCGGCACGGCACTTTACGGCGCCTATGCCGAGACCCAGAGCTTGGCCCCAGAAGAAGCGCGAACCGATCAGCTCAACCGGAGCGTGGCCGCGGGCAATGCCAAAGCGGACGCCGAGTATCAGGCGGCGCAGGATCGCTATAACCAGCAGCAAGCCCATTATCAGCAGCAGCAAGCGGCCTATGACCAGGACGCGATACGCTACCTCGCCGCCAAGGACCGCTATGCGGCGGAGCGCGCCCGGTATCAGCGCGGCGAATGGCCCAAGCGCTATGAGAAACTCAGCTTCGTCGATAGCGACAGCGTGATGGGCGCGCCGGTGGAAACCTCAAGCGGCACGCGGGTCGGTCACGTGGAAGGTCTGGCGCGCACCGATGGGCGCATTCAGGCTGTGCGGGTCGCGATGGACGGCGGCAGCAAGCATGTCTGGATCGAGCGCGGCGATCTGAAATTCGATACCGAGGATCGTCTTTTGGTAACGGACTTCGCGCATCACGATTTGGTTAGCATGTCCGCTGAGCAATACTAA
- a CDS encoding alpha/beta fold hydrolase, translated as MTSHAPDQTAIAPDGVHLAWSSVGAGDPVVLVHGFASSRDQNWGSTGWIDRLVTAGYRVVSFDCRGHGKSDKPHDPAAYGENLVGDIVAVMDAAGISKAKVMGYSMGAILSIRLAVLHPERVEKVVAAGIGENYFGEAADWGLKVAKGLLTDDPQQIEDDEARKFRIFGGQKGKDRVALAACMTANRPRSTPDELKKIAVPVLVVAGETDTLVKSPFSLAAHFAHGRAVVLPNKDHMTAVGDPGYKRAVLDFFAA; from the coding sequence ATGACGAGCCACGCCCCCGATCAAACTGCTATCGCCCCCGATGGGGTCCATCTTGCCTGGTCCAGCGTAGGGGCGGGCGATCCGGTTGTTTTGGTGCACGGTTTTGCCTCTTCCCGCGATCAGAACTGGGGCTCAACGGGTTGGATTGATCGTCTGGTGACCGCCGGTTATCGCGTCGTCAGCTTTGACTGCCGTGGCCATGGCAAAAGCGACAAGCCGCATGATCCCGCGGCCTATGGCGAAAATCTGGTCGGCGATATCGTCGCTGTGATGGATGCCGCTGGCATCTCCAAGGCCAAGGTGATGGGCTATTCGATGGGGGCGATCCTGTCGATCCGCCTAGCCGTGCTGCACCCAGAACGCGTGGAAAAAGTCGTGGCGGCGGGGATTGGCGAGAATTATTTCGGCGAGGCCGCCGATTGGGGCCTCAAGGTTGCCAAAGGTCTTCTCACAGACGATCCACAACAGATCGAGGATGACGAAGCGCGCAAATTTCGCATTTTCGGGGGGCAAAAAGGCAAAGACCGCGTGGCGCTCGCTGCCTGCATGACAGCGAACCGGCCGCGCTCCACCCCGGACGAACTGAAAAAGATTGCGGTTCCGGTGCTGGTGGTGGCGGGCGAGACAGATACGCTCGTCAAATCACCCTTCAGCCTCGCCGCGCATTTTGCGCATGGACGGGCGGTGGTACTGCCCAACAAGGATCATATGACTGCGGTCGGTGATCCTGGCTATAAGCGCGCGGTATTGGATTTCTTTGCCGCCTGA